ATTTGAAGCTACTGCTGAAGATTCCGGAGCGTTGATTCTTGACACGCGTTCAGCGGCAGAATTTCACAAAGGATTTATTCCAAACTCCATCAATATTGGTCTGAAAGGTGATTTCGCACCTTGGGTAGGCGCGATGATTGTTGATGTGAAGCAACCTATTTTATTGATTTGTGATGATGGAACTGAAGAAGAAGTTATTACAAGACTTTCACGAGTTGGATTCGACCATGTTTTGGGATTTTTAGAAGGCGGCTTTGATTCATGGAAGAATTCAGGGAAAGAAACGGATACGATTCACCGGATTTCGCCGGAAGAGTTTGCAGAAAAATTCGCTGCAGATTCAAAGGTTGTCGATGTTCGAAAAGAGAGTGAATATGAAGCTGAACATGTAAATGATGCCTTCCGCAGACCGCTCGCCGAAATCAACAGCTGGGCAGGAATGCTTGATAATGATGAACATTTCTTTATTCACTGTGCCGGCGGATACCGAAGTATGATTGCAGCCAGCATCCTGAATGCCCGCGGAATCAGGAATTTTTCTGAAATCGAAGGCGGTTTTAATAAAATTAAAGAAACGGATGTGCCTAAAAGCAATTTTGTGTGTCAAAGTAAAACCCTGTAACAATGAAAAATCTGCAATTACTTTTTGCAGCTGCAATGATGCTGCTTTCCTGTACTCCAGCAAAACCGGCACTGACCATTCCCTGTGTAAGCATTAAAGAAATTGTAAAAAATTCTGAAACTACACTGGTTGATGTTCGGGTTCCGGAACAGTTTGCAGAAAAGACAGCGGAAAATGGGGTAAATATTCCGTTGGCAACGATGCAGGACAGTATCGGTTTCTTCAAAAAGCAGAAAAATATTGTTGTTTTCTGCAATACCGGAAAACAGGCATCCGAGGCGATGGATCTTCTGAAGAAAAACGGTGTTGAAAATGTTTATTATGGCAAAACATTAAAAAATGTTGAAGCGATACAGAAGGAAAAAGTACAAGAGTGATTCACATTATATCTGAGATGAAAAAATTAGATCTTAATGAAAACTATTATTATTTGCTGTGCAAGCGGAATGCTTCGGCAAAGGTTATCCTGCAGGAAAACGGTTTCGAGGTTTATAATGGGGGCGCATGGACTGAGTGCAGAAAAAACTTAAGTAACAGCTTTAAACACCGCTCACCTAAAAGTTCATTTTAACGATAAATCCTAAAACTTATGTCACAAAAATTCCAGGAACTCATCAATTCCGAAAGACCTGTTCTTATCGATTTCTTTGCAATCTGGTGCGGGCCATGCAAGGTACAGTCATCAGTCCTTACCACCGTCAAAGAAAATATTGGCGAGCTGGCAAGAATTGTAAAGATAGATGTTGATGAATATCCTGCAATCGCTGCTGAATACGGAGTGAGAGGTGTTCCGACTTTGGCAGTTTTTAAAAATGGAAATCTACTTTACAAACAGAGCGGAGTACATGATGTAAATACTTTAACCAATCTTCTTCAAGATATTGCAGAAAATTAGATTACTTAATTTCAAAGGAATCGCGGTCGCCTAAAAACTGAAATTTTTCGCGGTACTTTTCAAGATTTTCATGATCCAAAACTGCAGTTACCATATTCGCCTTTACTTCTGAGATAACACTTCCGTCAGCAAAAAAACATGACGAACTTTCCGGATAGTTCAGGTTATTGCCATCCGTGCCAATCCGGTTAAGACCAAAAACATAACTCTGATTTTCGATCGCTCTTGCCTTTAACAAAGTATTCCATGCATCAATTCTTGTTTCCGGCCAGTTTGCAACATAGATGATGGCATCGTAATCGTCATTATTTCTTGAGAAGACGGGAAACCTGAGATCATAGCAAACCTGAAGCAAAATTCGCCAATCTTTATATTCTACAATAACTCTTTCTTTCCCGCGGGAATAGGTTTTATCTTCCCCAGAATAAGAGAACAGATGTCTTTTGTCGTAATAATTATAGCTTCCATCGGGTTTTACGAAGTAAAAACGGTTAACAAATCTTTTATTTTCCAGAACAGAAGCACTTCCGCACACTGCGGTGTTGGTTTTATTGGAAAAATATCTCATCCAGTTCAAGGTTTCACCATTTCGATCTGCTACCTCTTCAGCATTCATATAAAATCCGGTGGAGAACATTTCAGGCAAAATAAACAGATCTGTCACAACCTCGGACAGCTGATTTTCTAAGGCTTCGAAATTTTCTGTTTTATTTTTCCAACAGATATCGAAATTTAAACCGGTGATTTTTAAATTATTTCTCATAAATCTTCATAAAAAACGTGATTAAATATAGAAAATGTCATCGCCTCTTCCGACATGTTTTTTTCCTTTGGTCTCATTTTTGATTATTCAAAATTATAACATTAAAACTATAAATTATAACATTATGAAAAAGTTACTATTAGTATGCTCAATGTTCTTTTTAGGACAAATGGCATTTGCACAGGCTTGGAACGGCAAAGGAGATCAAAAACTTCAGGTAGGTTTTAACGGTTGGGGATACGGAAATGGTATTACTGCAACTTATGATTATGGATTAGGCAGTATCGTATCATTAGGTGCGGGTGCAAACTTCTATTTTGATGGGTATAAGGACGATAACAAAGATAATAATGTTTTCTTATTCGGTAGATTAGGATTTCATTTACAGGAACCATTAGGATTACCTGAAAAATGGGACATCTATCCGGGAATTAACTTAGGAATATTAGGTAAAGATTTCGGATTCGGCGCTCATTTGGGAGTTAGATATTTCTTCAACAACAATGTTGGTATCTATGGTGAATTTGGTAACAATGGTAGCTTAGGGGTATCATTCAATTTCTAGAAAAACTCACTTTTCATATATATAAAGAGGTTCTCATTTTGAGGACCTTTTTTATTTGGCATGCTTTTGATAATTCGTATCTTCGCAAATCTTATAAAATTTTAATTAAAATCAATGACATTAATACAGTTATTTCAATTCATACTCAGTATTTCGATCTTAGTAGTCCTGCATGAATTAGGGCATTTCCTCCCCGCTAAATATTTCAAAACCAAAGTTGAGAAATTCTATCTCTTCTTTGATCCATGGTTTTCTCTCGCAAAAATAAACTTCCGCGGTACCGAATATGGTATCGGCTGGCTTCCTTTTGGCGGATATGTGAAGATTGCCGGAATGGTAGACGAAAGTATGGATACCGAGCAACTGAAAAAACCGGCAGAACCGTGGGAATTCCGAAGCAAACCAGCTTGGCAGCGTTTAATCATTATGATGGGTGGTGTTACGGTAAACTTCTTTTTAGCATGGTTAATTTACTCAAGTTTAAGCTATTTTAAAGGTGAAACGTATCACGATAACTCCAAATTCGAAAATGGAATTGCCGTGTCGGACGCCGGTAAGAAAATGGGTCTTGAGACAGGAGATAAAATCTTAAGAATCGACGGAAAACATGCCGAGCGTATGGAAACGTCAACCGTAAATATGCTTTTTGCAGATGAGGTTACTGTTTTGAGAGATGGTAAAGAGATAACCTTCCCTATAAATGAACAGGGAGTTGCTGAGGTTTTATCACAGAATGAAGCCAAAGCTTATTTCACTCCCCGCTTTCCTGTTGTAATCGGCAGTCTGGAGCCAAACGGCGGTGCGAAAGCAGCGGGACTTGTGAAAGGTGACAGAATTGTTGGTATCAACGGAAAACCTTTACCTTATTTCGACGAACTTGGAACTGAACTGGCAAAATTCAAAAACCAGAACGTTGTTTTGGATATTGAAAGAAATAAAACTGTTCAGCAAATTAATGTTAAAGTTAATGCACAGGGTAAATTAGGTTTTGGTACCGATGTAAATGTAGCGCAGGCCGCATTGGAAAAAGCCAGAATTACAAAGAAATATACTGTACTTGAAGCAATACCTAGAGGTTTAACAAGAACGATTGATGTGCTTACGATGCAAATCAAACAGTTCAAAATTGTTTTCAATACCACTACTGAAGGTTATAAAAAAGTTTCAGGACCTATCGGAATTATCAAACAAATGCCGGAAACTATTAATTGGGAATTTTTCTGGAGTTTCACCGCAATGTTCTCCGTGTGGCTTGCATTCCTTAATTTGATCCCGATTCCGGGGTTAGATGGCGGCCATGTCGTGTTTACACTATGGGAAATGATCACCGGAAAACCTGTTCCGCAGAAAGTTTTAGAAAATGCCCAGATGATTGGTGTAATTTTCTTACTTGGATTGATGGTCTTAATCTTTGGAAACGACATAGTTAAGTGGATTACAGGGAAATTTTGATAAAAACTTTGCAAAAATATTTTGCAAGAATTAAAAAAGTTTCTATATTTGCACACGCTTAAAGCAAAGAGCAACACTCCTCTTTAGCTCAGTTGGTTAGAGCATCTGACTGTTAATCAGAGGGTCGCTGGTTCGAGCCCAGCAAGAGGAGCAAACCATCACAGAAATGTGATGGTTTTTTTGTTTTTAAAGGGTGTAAAATCAAGATCAAAACGGAGCATGATCAGGATCAGTATCAAAACTTGTGTTTAAGCAAAAATGTTTTGTAATCTGAATAGAAAAAAAGACCGATCTCTTACGCCTCTAAAGTTGCTTCTGAATTTTTTTATTTTTGCGTTGAAAGATTCTGTCCCAGAGATTCTGTCCCAGTTTAGGCTTTTGTGCGAATCCATTAAGGAACTCAGCAGACCCTGCCAGCATTGCCTCATTTTCATTGCCAGACACTAATGGAGTTGAAGTAACGTCATCATAAAGGCTGAAGTACTCCCTACCCCAATCCTCTCCCAATCCTAAGTATGGATAATGTATGAAGAGTGTATTAAAAGAATCAGTCCTGAAGTTTTGTAATTGGTCCTCAATATTTATTCGGCGGTCCTCTTATACATTCGTAAAAATTATCATTTCGCCACAGCCTACTAAAAAACCCATCATTTTGATGGGTTAATTTTATTCAAACTGCATTGTTAATGGCATTGCAAATATTGATTGTATTGGAACTCCGTTCAGTTCAGCTGGTTTCCATTTTCCTTTATTCATCGTTTTATACAGCGTTATAATGGTCAGCAAATTAAATTCCCTGTTGCTGCCCTCCGCAGTTACATTGCTTACATTTCCTTTTTCGTCAACCAGAAATCTTGCCACTGTCCGTAAGGTCCCCTCAGTATCAGTAATGGCCGAACTATCAAAATCCTGCGAAATCAACTTTCGGAATCCGGTAATGCCCGTTTCGTATTCGGCGAATTTTGTAAAATCCTTCTTGAGATCTTCAGAATTGACTTGTGGATCGTCCTTCTGAATATGTTTTATAGCTGCCTCATAACCATCGAGTCTCTCAGTATTAATCTTTTCCTCTTCCAGTTTTCTTTCCTCGTTGCGAACCTTTTTATACTTGTTATAAATTTCCTTATTCTTACTGCTGTAAATTCTGTCTATTTCTACAATTTTTGAAAGTTGAGCGTTATAAAGAGAAAACATTAGAAGCCCCAATAAAATTATTGACTTTTTCATCTTATATTTTCTTCACTGCTCGCGCGATATTAATAATCACTTTCACTGCTTTTTCCATCGATTCTAAAGCTACGTATTCGTAAGGTCCGTGGAAGTTGATTCCCCCGGCGAAAATGTTCGGGCAAGGCAATCCCATGTAAGAAAGCTGTGCACCGTCTGTACCACCACGTATGGCTTTAATTTTAGGCTCTATATTGGCGTCTTTCATTGCCTGTTCTGCAATGTCGATAATATGCATTTTTCCTTCGAACTGCTGCTTCATGTTGCGGTATTGTTCTTTGATCTCAATTTCTGCAGTGCCTTCGCCGAATTTTTTGTTGAATTCCGCAACTTTTTCTGTGATAAACTCTTTTCTTGCTTCAAATTTCTCAGCGTCGTGATCACGGATGATGTACTGGATTTTCGCTTCAGAAACATCAGATTTAAGATCTGTCAGGTGATAAAATCCTTCAAAGCCTTTTGTTGTGGAAGGTGTTTCGTTTTCCGGAAGCATTTTAATGAATTCTGCTGCCAAAAGCGATGCATTTACCATTTTACTGAAAGCATAACCCGGGTGAACACTTAAACCGTGAATTTTAACCACCGCGCCTGCAGCGTTAAAGTTTTCGTACTCCAGTTCACCGACTTCGCCGCCATCCATCGTGTAAGCCCATTCTGCACCAAATTTAACGACATCAAATTTATGAGCACCTCTGCCAATTTCTTCATCAGGTGTAAATCCAATTGCGATTTTACCGTGTTTAATATCTGGATGGGCCAAAAGATATTCTGCAGCGGTTACAATCTCCGCAATTCCTGCTTTGTCATCAGCGCCAAGAAGCGTGGTTCCATCTGTTGTAATCAAGGTTTTACCCACATAATCTTTAAGACTTTCAAATTTAGAAGGCGAAAGTATGAACCCTGTTTCTCTATTGAGAAGCAAATCTTTCCCGTCATAATCGTCCCAGATCTGAGGTTTTACATTTTCACCGTTAAAATCGGGCGATGTATCATAATGAGAAATAAATCCCACAACAGGTTCATCATCATTTTCCAGATTAGATGGAACGTACGCATAAATATATCCGTTCTCATCCAGAGAAACATCGCTTAAACCCAGGGTTTTCAGTTCTTCAAAAATATAATTGGCAATGTTCCACTGTCTTTCAGTTGACGGTGTTGCTTCACTTTCCGGATCGCTTGTTGAAAATATTTTTACGTAATTAATAAAGCGGTTTTGCAGCTTCAGTTTCCACTCGAGGTTGAATTCTATGGTCGTCATTTTTAATATAATTTGATTTAAACAAAGATAGCGATTTTGTCTGAGGCTCAACTTTGTAAAGCTGCTGTTTTTAGCTTTTGAAGGCTCTGCAGTACTAAAATGGGCGAAATATTCACCATTCAAAAAAATTATTATCTTTGAGAAAACCTAAAAGAACCCATGTTTTTAACTGAATGTCCGCGCGATGCCATGCAAGGTTGGGGCGAATTTATCCCCACTCAAAAGAAGATCGATTATATCAATACATTAATGGATGTTGGTTTTGATGTCTTGGATTGTGGGAGTTTTGTTTCGCCAAAATCGATTCCGCAGATGGCTGATTCCGGAACCGTGCTTGATGAAATCGACAAATCCATTTCCGATACAAAGTTATCGGTGATTGTTGCCAATTACCGCGGCGCTGAAAAAGCTTTGTCACATGAACAGGTTGATATTCTGGGGTTTCCGTTTTCTATTTCGGAGACTTTTCAACACCGGAATACCAATAAAAATCAGGAAGAAGCTTTTAATGATATTTTAAAAATCAGTGAACTCCTGAAAACCGATGGACGAACATTAAACGTTTATTTTTCGATGGCTTTCGGGAATCCTTACGGTGAAATGTGGAAATGGGAAGATGTGGATTTCTGGGCAAACCGATTCAGTGAAATTGGAATTAAAAATATTTTACTCTCCGACACTACGGGAACCGGCACTGTCGAACAGATCGAACTGCTTTTCGACAAAATTCCTGCAAAATATCCTGATATCGATTTTGGGGCTCATTTTCATAACCGCTACGAAGATTCTTACAAAAAACTGAAAGCCGCTTACGACAACGGTTGCAGAAGATTCGATTCCGCTATTAAAGGAATTGGCGGCTGCCCGATGGCGAAAGATGATTTGGTAGGAAATATGCCGACCGAGCAGGTCATTAATTTTATGGCTTCGGAAAAAATCGAGCATTCGCTTAACTTACTGAACTTCGAAAGTGCATATAACAAAGCGAAAAATATTTTTCATTTTTAATCAAGATCACTATGACCTCAAAAATAACTTACCTCGGCGATCTGCGCTGCGAATCTCAACATCTGCAGTCGGGAACCATTATTTTTACTGATGCACCTACCGATAATCATGGCAAAGGTGAAGTATTTTCTCCCACCGATTTATGCGCGACTTCTTTAGCGCAGTGCATGCTTACCACCATTGCAATTTTAGGAAAAGACAAAGGCCTTAACATTGAAGGTTCCTACGCAGAACTGCAGAAAAACATGAATCCTCAGCCAAGGAAAATTTCGGAGATTGTATGTACTTTATATTTCCCCGGAACTTTTACGCCGGAGCAGAAATCTTTCATTGAAGAAACCGCGATGAACTGTCCTGTAGCTCTTTCTTTAAGTTCAGAAGTCAAAAAAACAGTAATCTTTAACTATGGTCATTAACGCTTCTGAAATGGCAGGTATATTTTTTTTAGGTTATATATTATTTTAATTTTCAGTGACTTATGTCATATTTGCGTGAAACTATCGTAAATTATTGCTATCTTTATGGTAATAAAAAACGCAAAACTATGACTTCAACAATTACTTATTCAGGCGATTTTACAATCGTATCTCAACATGAAAAATCGGGGGCGGAAATCACCACATGTGCGCCTTTAAGAGACGGCGGAACATCAGAATATTTTTCTCCTTCAGATATTTTCGGGATTTCCTACGGGCAATCTATGTTAATGGCAGTGGCTGTTTTGGGAAAACACAAAGGGATCGATATCACAGGCGCAACTTGTGAACTGAAAAAATCTACCCACCCCGAACCCAAAAGAATCGGTACAATATTCTGCATCGTAAGAATTCCAGGAGAATATACGCCGGAACAGAAGAAATTTATTGAACATACAGCCCTCAACTGTCCGGTATCACTATCCATACATCCAAATGTACAGCGGACTGTGCTTTTCGAGTACGGACTTTAACCAAAATAACAATGCCGGAAATTTCCGGCATTTTATTTTTAAAACATTCCCAGTTCAAAACGGGCTTCTTCACTCATCATATCCTTGTTCCATGATGGTTCGAAAGTGAGTTCCAAATCGACCTCTTTCACTCCTTCAACTTCAGCAACCTTTTCCCGTACTTCCGCGGGCAAACTTTCTGCCACGGGACAGTTAGGTGTGGTTAGAGTCATAATTACTTTCACTTCACCCTGGTCGGAAATCTGTACATCGTAAATAAGTCCAAGTTCATAGATATCTACGGGAATTTCGGGATCGTATACTGTCTTTAAATTTTTAATAATATTTTCGCCGATATCGGCAATCTGATCGTCTGTTAAAGCCATTGTAATATTGCGGAACTCCTTCTGCAAAGCGCAGCAAAGTCCATTTTTATTTAAAAGTTAGTCTGTTTTCCTTTCGAGAAGTTCTTCCTGGCGCATCCGCCGGAAAATATTTGCCAAAGTTAAGACATCTTTTTCACAATATTGAACAATTCTAAATAAGTCTTTTTCTATATGGTAAATCGACGAAACCATAGAACCGTCGATATCATCCTTCGGAGTGGGAATTCCGAAAACATGAGCCAGTAATTCCAGCGAGATGAATGATTTGTAATCACCAAATTTCCATAACTCCATAGTATCCAGGTGCGGAATTTCCCAAGGTTTTTTCCCAAAAAGCTGAAATGGCCGCGGCGGCTGCATTCCGTTGATAAGAAATCGTCTTGCAATCCACGGAAAGTCGAATTCTTTACCGTTATGTGCGCAAAGAATCACATCATGAAGTTTGGGTCGGTTAAATATCTCGCCGAATTCCTCAAGCAGTTTTTTCTCATCGTCTCCGTAAAAACTTTTAACCATAAGTTTTTCACTTTTTTCTAAAATCCCCACAGAAATACAGATGATTTTACCGAATTCTGCCATAATTCCGCCTCTTTCTCTGTAAAAATCTTCAGCTGTGAAATCTTCCTTTCGCTGCATCCTTGTCTTCTTATCCCAGAGATATTGGTCGGTCTCATTCAGATCTTCCCAGTTGCCGGCTTGCGGTACAGTTTCGATGTCCAGAAAAAGAATTTTTTCTAAAGGAATATGTTGAATCATGATTAAGATTTTAAAAATAATTTTCGAAAATTTATGTAATGCTGGTAGTGGTTAACCTACAATTGATCCGTTTTTTACGGGTAGCGAAGGAGTTATAATGGTAACTTCCTTTCCTTCACCGTAAACACCCAGTAAAAGGCAATCACTTAGAAAATTTGCGATTTGCTTTTTGGGAAAATTTACCACCGCCAGAATTTGTTTGCCCTGTAGATCTTCCTTCTTATACAATTCGGTGATTTGTGCTGACGATTTTTTTATTCCTAAAGCACCGAAATCTATTTCCAGCCGGTAAGAAGGCTTCCGGGCTTCGGGGAAATCGGAAACGGAAATAATTGTTCCGGTTCGGATGTCGATTTTTTCAAAATCCGCGAACGTAATTTCAGGCTTGATAGTCATACCGATTATTTAACCGAAACGATATAATCGTAAACAAGTTGGTGTTGTTCGTCGTTAAGCTTCGCTTTTGGTGCCATCCTGTTCATGATTCCCACCCAATCCTGGGCCGAATGTGACGTAGGATTTGGGAGATCATGGCATCTTCCGCATGAGTTTTCGAAGACCGTTTTTCCTAATGCTAAATTTTCAGCAGTCTTGGTTTTTGTTCCTTCCACCACCACTGGTTTTTGTGTGCAGGAAGCTAAAAATCCGAACGCTGCAATCGCTGAAAGAGTAGTGATTGCTTTATTTGATGTTCTTTTTTTGGTTCTTAAATCCTGAGTTGTATTCATAGTTAATTTGCTTTGTTTCTCTCAAAAATAAACAAAATTCTGCTTAAATTTGTTTAGACCTGAAAAATTCAGGAAAATTTTACCTATATGAAGATTTCTTGGACCAAACACCGCCTTCAATTAAAAGAAACATTTTCAATAGCTTACGGTAGTTATGATTTCCGGGATTCCTTACTGGTAAAACTTTCACAACATAATCAAACTGGTTATGGAGAATGCGTCGCAATCAATTATTACGGCATTAATCTGGCAGGTTTTGAATTAAAGCTCAAAGAAATCCAAAACCAATTGGAGCGTTTCGCAATAGTAACACCAACTGAATTTTACATTTTTCTCTCAAGTTTGCAGCTACATTCATTTCTTCGGTCTGCATTAGACTGCGCTTACTGGGATCTTTCGGGAAAACTGGAAGGAAAGACATTCAATGAACTTAACTACTTCAGCTCTTTTGGATTGCCCCAATCTTCTTTTACCATAAGCATCGATTCCGTCGATATTCAGCTAAAGAAAATCAAAGAATCTCCGTGGCAGAAATTCAAGGTAAAATGCAACGGACTCGACCGTAATAATGTTTTCAGGCTACTGGAAAGTGGAAAGGAAATCGCGCTGGATGCCAATGCAAGCTTTTCTCCACAAGACTGTGTATTTCTGCAAAATCATCCCTTATCCGAAGGATTCACTTATATAGAACAGCCGTTACCAGTGGGCGAGTATCAGATTTTGAATAAAGAAGGTTTCGCGAGATGGATGGCTGATGAGGACTGTCAGGATCTTTCTTATCTCGAAAGACTCCAACCTCATTATTCAGCCATTAATATTAAGCTGATGAAGTGCGGAGGAATAACCCCAGCACTGGAATTGATAGAAGAAGCAAAAAATCATAATTATAAAGTGATGATTGGCTGCATGACAGAGTCGTCAGTAGGAA
The window above is part of the Kaistella faecalis genome. Proteins encoded here:
- a CDS encoding rhodanese-like domain-containing protein, coding for MKNLQLLFAAAMMLLSCTPAKPALTIPCVSIKEIVKNSETTLVDVRVPEQFAEKTAENGVNIPLATMQDSIGFFKKQKNIVVFCNTGKQASEAMDLLKKNGVENVYYGKTLKNVEAIQKEKVQE
- a CDS encoding thioredoxin family protein; amino-acid sequence: MSQKFQELINSERPVLIDFFAIWCGPCKVQSSVLTTVKENIGELARIVKIDVDEYPAIAAEYGVRGVPTLAVFKNGNLLYKQSGVHDVNTLTNLLQDIAEN
- a CDS encoding amidohydrolase, coding for MRNNLKITGLNFDICWKNKTENFEALENQLSEVVTDLFILPEMFSTGFYMNAEEVADRNGETLNWMRYFSNKTNTAVCGSASVLENKRFVNRFYFVKPDGSYNYYDKRHLFSYSGEDKTYSRGKERVIVEYKDWRILLQVCYDLRFPVFSRNNDDYDAIIYVANWPETRIDAWNTLLKARAIENQSYVFGLNRIGTDGNNLNYPESSSCFFADGSVISEVKANMVTAVLDHENLEKYREKFQFLGDRDSFEIK
- a CDS encoding DUF6646 family protein; its protein translation is MFFLGQMAFAQAWNGKGDQKLQVGFNGWGYGNGITATYDYGLGSIVSLGAGANFYFDGYKDDNKDNNVFLFGRLGFHLQEPLGLPEKWDIYPGINLGILGKDFGFGAHLGVRYFFNNNVGIYGEFGNNGSLGVSFNF
- the rseP gene encoding RIP metalloprotease RseP — encoded protein: MTLIQLFQFILSISILVVLHELGHFLPAKYFKTKVEKFYLFFDPWFSLAKINFRGTEYGIGWLPFGGYVKIAGMVDESMDTEQLKKPAEPWEFRSKPAWQRLIIMMGGVTVNFFLAWLIYSSLSYFKGETYHDNSKFENGIAVSDAGKKMGLETGDKILRIDGKHAERMETSTVNMLFADEVTVLRDGKEITFPINEQGVAEVLSQNEAKAYFTPRFPVVIGSLEPNGGAKAAGLVKGDRIVGINGKPLPYFDELGTELAKFKNQNVVLDIERNKTVQQINVKVNAQGKLGFGTDVNVAQAALEKARITKKYTVLEAIPRGLTRTIDVLTMQIKQFKIVFNTTTEGYKKVSGPIGIIKQMPETINWEFFWSFTAMFSVWLAFLNLIPIPGLDGGHVVFTLWEMITGKPVPQKVLENAQMIGVIFLLGLMVLIFGNDIVKWITGKF
- a CDS encoding energy transducer TonB; this encodes MKKSIILLGLLMFSLYNAQLSKIVEIDRIYSSKNKEIYNKYKKVRNEERKLEEEKINTERLDGYEAAIKHIQKDDPQVNSEDLKKDFTKFAEYETGITGFRKLISQDFDSSAITDTEGTLRTVARFLVDEKGNVSNVTAEGSNREFNLLTIITLYKTMNKGKWKPAELNGVPIQSIFAMPLTMQFE
- the pepT gene encoding peptidase T; this translates as MTTIEFNLEWKLKLQNRFINYVKIFSTSDPESEATPSTERQWNIANYIFEELKTLGLSDVSLDENGYIYAYVPSNLENDDEPVVGFISHYDTSPDFNGENVKPQIWDDYDGKDLLLNRETGFILSPSKFESLKDYVGKTLITTDGTTLLGADDKAGIAEIVTAAEYLLAHPDIKHGKIAIGFTPDEEIGRGAHKFDVVKFGAEWAYTMDGGEVGELEYENFNAAGAVVKIHGLSVHPGYAFSKMVNASLLAAEFIKMLPENETPSTTKGFEGFYHLTDLKSDVSEAKIQYIIRDHDAEKFEARKEFITEKVAEFNKKFGEGTAEIEIKEQYRNMKQQFEGKMHIIDIAEQAMKDANIEPKIKAIRGGTDGAQLSYMGLPCPNIFAGGINFHGPYEYVALESMEKAVKVIINIARAVKKI
- a CDS encoding hydroxymethylglutaryl-CoA lyase, coding for MFLTECPRDAMQGWGEFIPTQKKIDYINTLMDVGFDVLDCGSFVSPKSIPQMADSGTVLDEIDKSISDTKLSVIVANYRGAEKALSHEQVDILGFPFSISETFQHRNTNKNQEEAFNDILKISELLKTDGRTLNVYFSMAFGNPYGEMWKWEDVDFWANRFSEIGIKNILLSDTTGTGTVEQIELLFDKIPAKYPDIDFGAHFHNRYEDSYKKLKAAYDNGCRRFDSAIKGIGGCPMAKDDLVGNMPTEQVINFMASEKIEHSLNLLNFESAYNKAKNIFHF
- a CDS encoding OsmC family protein is translated as MTSKITYLGDLRCESQHLQSGTIIFTDAPTDNHGKGEVFSPTDLCATSLAQCMLTTIAILGKDKGLNIEGSYAELQKNMNPQPRKISEIVCTLYFPGTFTPEQKSFIEETAMNCPVALSLSSEVKKTVIFNYGH
- a CDS encoding OsmC family protein, whose protein sequence is MTSTITYSGDFTIVSQHEKSGAEITTCAPLRDGGTSEYFSPSDIFGISYGQSMLMAVAVLGKHKGIDITGATCELKKSTHPEPKRIGTIFCIVRIPGEYTPEQKKFIEHTALNCPVSLSIHPNVQRTVLFEYGL
- a CDS encoding SUF system Fe-S cluster assembly protein translates to MALTDDQIADIGENIIKNLKTVYDPEIPVDIYELGLIYDVQISDQGEVKVIMTLTTPNCPVAESLPAEVREKVAEVEGVKEVDLELTFEPSWNKDMMSEEARFELGMF
- a CDS encoding 3'-5' exonuclease encodes the protein MIQHIPLEKILFLDIETVPQAGNWEDLNETDQYLWDKKTRMQRKEDFTAEDFYRERGGIMAEFGKIICISVGILEKSEKLMVKSFYGDDEKKLLEEFGEIFNRPKLHDVILCAHNGKEFDFPWIARRFLINGMQPPRPFQLFGKKPWEIPHLDTMELWKFGDYKSFISLELLAHVFGIPTPKDDIDGSMVSSIYHIEKDLFRIVQYCEKDVLTLANIFRRMRQEELLERKTD
- a CDS encoding tRNA-binding protein gives rise to the protein MTIKPEITFADFEKIDIRTGTIISVSDFPEARKPSYRLEIDFGALGIKKSSAQITELYKKEDLQGKQILAVVNFPKKQIANFLSDCLLLGVYGEGKEVTIITPSLPVKNGSIVG
- a CDS encoding c-type cytochrome is translated as MNTTQDLRTKKRTSNKAITTLSAIAAFGFLASCTQKPVVVEGTKTKTAENLALGKTVFENSCGRCHDLPNPTSHSAQDWVGIMNRMAPKAKLNDEQHQLVYDYIVSVK
- a CDS encoding enolase C-terminal domain-like protein; amino-acid sequence: MKISWTKHRLQLKETFSIAYGSYDFRDSLLVKLSQHNQTGYGECVAINYYGINLAGFELKLKEIQNQLERFAIVTPTEFYIFLSSLQLHSFLRSALDCAYWDLSGKLEGKTFNELNYFSSFGLPQSSFTISIDSVDIQLKKIKESPWQKFKVKCNGLDRNNVFRLLESGKEIALDANASFSPQDCVFLQNHPLSEGFTYIEQPLPVGEYQILNKEGFARWMADEDCQDLSYLERLQPHYSAINIKLMKCGGITPALELIEEAKNHNYKVMIGCMTESSVGISAGIAVASLCDYADLDGANLISNDYAKGSLVEKGILVPSRKPGLGIEMIS